Proteins encoded within one genomic window of Trichoderma asperellum chromosome 2, complete sequence:
- a CDS encoding uncharacterized protein (EggNog:ENOG41) has translation MSIFSPSPMALDTISDMAVRQITEILYIDSDSYWGAGAEKWLSRQKAKVGKLTNTELLRSKSAFFQTAGKASLRQQGAILCSAHEALDPRVIRSLLWNIAYECTAETNKYRVLRIKGRLEVNLTEKEPEQADKQNCELNKWMDWINEISVLWLGEKKYRQLCRPTKTVYLPECVKTRCEACMLATVGGSIPYLTALRASLLARQTYKAMKSKGKKTAPPPPLLRVIDSWISLIQGEAKRSINIYSDEFVHLLVEMRVLARRLEDEQIGRRQRRGSPPLPDWGAGMVSWTKDGLPEPLKDRPRKRPVRRDTAMWTTERAQSHGETTYEDSSSSSSSSSSSSVKMRGGVQTEVDSDDGEAGDEDELLGGNGYHGTDDRDVFEFEENGNEEGFLYGGGYDGADERVMFTLEEAGNEERSSARDCHNRIDWAQEVRRIDVKSTTTLVSLYDCYRRLPGDHWLSNVQTSGSVFPFTVDPQESASSWTSGVVDDDTDIYDDDDDGRLAEIQIMPCDDDDDDDDDDDAMKSADNKNTETEVTTPTQHEDGGSRAPPEASSVYSCDIQNKDNSYNGNNDAMVAMVNPFDVGLRPLSRYERVSAVPAPLERIDANPNAMKDKEAEDEDDRRREKLRNEALAKLEGRRDDGKREQQGAEKKRRRSETSATLQERNIEEEEKKKKKRPTLVESEGGDRPASCFKSMGWGGPRK, from the coding sequence ATGAGCATCTTCTCGCCGAGTCCAATGGCCCTTGATACCATCTCTGACATGGCAGTCCGGCAAATCACCGAGATCCTTTACATAGATTCTGACAGTTATTGGGGTGCTGGAGCCGAAAAGTGGCTCAGTAGGCAGAAGGCCAAAGTCGGAAAGCTTACCAACACTGAGTTGCTGCGTTCCAAATCTGCATTTTTTCAAACAGCGGGGAAAGCATCTCTTCGCCAACAGGGCGCGATACTCTGCTCAGCGCACGAGGCGCTAGATCCCAGAGTTATTCGCAGCTTGCTGTGGAATATCGCCTATGAATGCACGGCCGAGACGAATAAATATCGGGTGCTGCGGATAAAGGGGAGGTTAGAAGTGAATTTGACCGAAAAGGAGCCAGAACAAGCGGACAAGCAGAACTGCGAGCTGAACAAGTGGATGGATTGGATCAATGAGATATCGGTGTTGTGGCTTGGCGAAAAGAAGTACCGCCAGCTATGCCGTCCCACAAAGACGGTTTATCTCCCGGAATGCGTCAAGACCAGGTGCGAGGCGTGTATGCTGGCGACTGTTGGCGGGTCTATCCCCTATCTCACCGCTCTGAGAGCAAGTCTATTAGCTCGACAGACGTATAAGGCGATGAAAtcgaaagggaagaagactgcccctccaccaccactactgcGAGTAATTGATTCGTGGATATCGCTAATTCAAGGCGAAGCCAAAAGAAGTATCAACATCTACAGCGACGAGTTCGTACATTTGCTGGTGGAGATGCGTGTCTTGGCGAGGAGGTTGGAGGATGAACAGATTGGGAGGCGACAAAGGAGGGGAAGTCCTCCACTGCCGGATTGGGGTGCGGGAATGGTGTCGTGGACAAAGGACGGGTTGCCGGAACCGCTGAAAGACAGGCCACGGAAGAGGCCGGTGAGGAGAGATACGGCGATGTGGACGACGGAGCGAGCGCAGAGTCATGGGGAGACAACGTATgaggattcttcttcttcttcttcttcttcttcttcttcttctgtgaAGATGAGAGGCGGTGTTCAGACAGAGGTGGATtctgatgatggagaggctggagacgaagatgagcttTTGGGAGGTAATGGCTATCATGGAACAGACGACAGGGACGTGTTTGAGTTTGAAGAGAATGGCAACGAAGAAGGGTTTCTATATGGAGGTGGCTATGACGGAGCAGATGAAAGAGTCATGTTTACTCTTGAAGAGGCAGGAAATGAAGAAAGGTCCTCAGCTAGAGACTGCCATAACAGAATAGACTGGGCTCAAGAAGTACGCAGAATAGACGTCAAAAGCACAACCACCCTTGTCAGCCTTTACGACTGCTATAGAAGACTCCCTGGAGATCACTGGCTATCGAACGTTCAAACTTCTGGCAGTGTCTTTCCCTTTACTGTTGATCCGCAGGAGAGCGCATCCAGCTGGACGAGTGGAGTCGTAGACGATGACACTGACATctacgacgacgacgacgatgggcGCTTAGCTGAAATACAGATCATGCCctgcgacgacgacgacgacgacgacgacgacgacgatgccatGAAGAGCGCTGATAATAAGAATACTGAAACCGAGGTTACTACTCCTACTCAGCATGAAGATGGCGGTAGTCGTGCTCCCCCCGAAGCATCGAGCGTATATTCATGCGATATCCAGAATAAAGACAACAGCTACAACGGCAATAACGATGCAATGGTGGCCATGGTGAATCCATTCGACGTGGGACTTCGACCGCTGTCGCGTTATGAGCGAGTATCGGCCGTCCCGGCACCACTGGAGCGCATTGACGCGAATCCGAATGCGATGAAGGACAAGGAggcagaagacgaagacgataggagaagagagaagctcAGGAATGAGGCATTGGCAAAGTTGGAGGGCAGAAGGGATGATGGGAAAAGGGAGCAGCAAGGagcggaaaagaagagaagaaggagtgAGACTTCAGCAACAttacaagaaagaaatatagaagaggaggagaagaagaagaagaagaggccaacTTTGGTTGAGTCCGAGGGTGGTGATAGGCCTGCATCGTGTTTTAAGTCGATGGGATGGGGCGGGCCAAGGAAGTAA